In Anaerobacillus isosaccharinicus, one genomic interval encodes:
- a CDS encoding class I SAM-dependent methyltransferase yields the protein MDANQTNMKAWNTSVYQAWVNRFGTPQEAAKKIKEEPRKRIGPVLEHMGEKIQGKKIINLLGSNGNKAVALSLLGASVTVVDFSQENKLYATELAEHAGVEIHYIVSDVLQMPPEELTGDYDIVFMEFGILHYFKNLHPLFELVAKLLGKSGRLILQDFHPISTKLISSRGTTAKVRKHKVTGDYFDTSLEEKEVSHSKYLDEHDKKPETHKVYLRNWTLGEIVTGIAHEGLFIRQLEELPNQSSDVFDKGIPKTFTVIAEKL from the coding sequence ATGGATGCAAATCAAACTAATATGAAGGCTTGGAACACGAGTGTGTACCAGGCGTGGGTTAATCGCTTTGGAACCCCGCAAGAGGCTGCAAAAAAAATAAAAGAAGAACCTCGTAAAAGAATTGGTCCTGTTCTTGAACATATGGGAGAAAAAATTCAAGGTAAAAAAATAATTAATTTACTTGGGTCAAATGGAAATAAGGCTGTTGCCCTATCACTTCTCGGTGCAAGTGTGACCGTTGTCGATTTTTCACAAGAAAATAAACTGTACGCAACAGAACTCGCAGAGCATGCAGGAGTAGAAATTCATTATATTGTCTCCGACGTTCTGCAAATGCCACCAGAAGAATTAACGGGTGATTATGATATCGTCTTTATGGAATTTGGAATTCTCCATTATTTTAAAAATTTACACCCCTTATTTGAATTAGTAGCTAAATTGTTGGGGAAAAGTGGTCGCTTAATCCTACAAGACTTTCATCCGATCTCAACAAAATTAATTTCTTCTCGTGGGACAACGGCAAAAGTTAGAAAACATAAGGTAACTGGTGACTATTTTGATACCTCTCTCGAAGAAAAAGAAGTGTCACACTCAAAGTATTTAGATGAACATGATAAAAAACCAGAAACGCATAAAGTTTATTTAAGAAATTGGACACTTGGGGAAATTGTGACTGGAATTGCCCATGAAGGGTTGTTTATTAGGCAGTTGGAGGAGTTACCTAATCAATCATCCGATGTATTTGATAAAGGTATTCCCAAAACGTTTACAGTTATCGCCGAGAAATTATAA
- a CDS encoding YsnF/AvaK domain-containing protein has translation MVKYILFGAIIGGVIGSIINLTTLTGVILGAIIGSFSYLIRAKRNTFPRTDKKAEQNLQLREEQLEIKKERVQTGEVKIHKEIVEGKKTITVQVRREEMVIEAGDEEEFRIPLKEEKIEITKHPVKIADVSISKRQIEEIEQVKTTLKKETARVEVEGEVDISKEDTKL, from the coding sequence ATGGTAAAATATATTCTTTTTGGAGCAATAATTGGAGGCGTCATTGGTTCGATCATAAATTTAACAACTTTAACAGGAGTTATACTTGGAGCAATTATCGGCAGTTTTAGTTATCTAATAAGAGCAAAACGAAACACATTCCCACGTACAGATAAAAAAGCAGAACAAAATTTGCAACTGCGTGAAGAACAACTCGAAATCAAAAAAGAACGAGTGCAAACAGGTGAAGTGAAAATTCATAAAGAAATCGTCGAAGGCAAAAAAACAATAACCGTTCAGGTTAGACGTGAAGAAATGGTCATAGAGGCCGGCGATGAAGAAGAATTTCGTATTCCACTAAAAGAAGAAAAAATTGAAATAACTAAACACCCCGTTAAAATTGCTGATGTTTCCATATCAAAACGGCAAATTGAAGAAATCGAGCAAGTAAAAACCACACTAAAGAAAGAAACTGCTAGAGTCGAAGTTGAAGGTGAGGTAGATATTAGCAAAGAAGATACAAAGCTATAA
- a CDS encoding IS1380 family transposase yields MATLPQLTLDFNRKIKLSNDGGELSSDTGEFLFREFDEKINFSSTLARFLNLKDNRRYYVHSNENLLRQKIYQIIAGYTDDDNADQLTRDPVFTQIIGTNALASQPSLSRFFRRFDDQSMEELNQANQELIDKVHQLRESKAVIFDLDSTHSDTYGDQEAAAYNTHYGTVGFHPLVAFDGVTGDFLKAKLRPGNVYTSNGVVDFIQPLIEHYNEKFPETTPFLRGDSGFAVPALYDLCERESVYYVIRLKSNAILQRIADELHPPSIISDVSKTEIYYEETIYQANSWSKPRKVIIKSVRPAGELLFSHSFFVTNLVDAFSPEAIVLTYQKRGTMENYIKEAKNGFGFDKMNSHSFQVNEVKMMLSLLAYNLTNWLRTLCFPEGQKTMQIETIRTRIIKVASKLVKSGRSLYFKLASSFVYQEFFWNVLQRVQRLKIV; encoded by the coding sequence ATGGCTACTTTACCTCAATTAACACTTGATTTCAATCGAAAAATTAAACTTTCTAACGACGGAGGAGAACTCTCATCCGATACTGGAGAATTCCTTTTTAGAGAATTCGATGAAAAGATAAATTTTTCTTCTACATTAGCACGCTTTTTAAACCTAAAAGACAATAGACGCTACTATGTTCATTCGAATGAAAATTTACTTCGTCAAAAGATTTATCAAATCATTGCTGGTTATACCGATGATGATAATGCCGACCAATTAACGAGAGATCCTGTGTTTACTCAAATCATTGGTACAAATGCATTGGCTTCTCAGCCGAGTTTGTCTCGCTTTTTTAGACGTTTCGACGATCAATCTATGGAAGAATTGAATCAAGCCAACCAAGAGCTTATTGATAAAGTGCACCAACTCAGGGAGTCGAAGGCAGTCATTTTTGATTTGGATTCTACACATTCCGATACTTATGGAGATCAAGAAGCTGCGGCTTACAATACTCATTATGGAACAGTCGGTTTTCATCCATTAGTTGCCTTTGATGGTGTAACAGGTGATTTCCTCAAAGCAAAGCTACGACCTGGAAACGTGTATACGTCCAATGGTGTAGTGGATTTTATTCAACCACTCATTGAGCATTACAACGAAAAGTTTCCTGAGACAACACCTTTTCTTCGGGGTGATAGTGGTTTCGCTGTCCCTGCTTTATATGATTTGTGCGAAAGAGAGAGCGTTTATTACGTTATTCGTCTGAAATCAAATGCAATTCTGCAACGAATCGCAGATGAACTCCATCCTCCGTCTATCATTTCCGATGTTTCCAAGACGGAAATTTATTATGAAGAAACCATCTATCAAGCAAACTCTTGGTCGAAACCTAGAAAAGTAATTATCAAATCGGTACGCCCAGCGGGCGAATTACTGTTTTCCCATTCCTTCTTTGTGACAAATTTAGTAGATGCCTTTTCTCCTGAAGCAATCGTTCTTACTTATCAAAAAAGAGGAACGATGGAAAACTACATCAAGGAAGCCAAGAATGGGTTCGGTTTTGATAAAATGAATAGCCATTCTTTCCAAGTAAACGAAGTAAAAATGATGTTGAGTCTATTAGCTTATAACTTAACAAACTGGTTGCGTACCCTCTGTTTTCCTGAAGGACAAAAGACCATGCAAATCGAGACCATACGCACCCGAATTATTAAAGTTGCCAGTAAACTAGTGAAGTCAGGACGTTCTCTGTACTTTAAGCTCGCTTCGAGTTTCGTTTACCAAGAATTCTTTTGGAATGTACTTCAACGAGTTCAGAGACTGAAAATAGTGTAA
- the rpsI gene encoding 30S ribosomal protein S9 codes for MAQVQYYGTGRRKHSVARVRLVPGDGRIVINGRDLDEYFGLETLKLIVKQPLVETETEGKYDVLVNVNGGGYTGQAGAIRHGVSRALLGADPEFRAGLKRAGFLTRDARMKERKKYGLKAARRAPQFSKR; via the coding sequence TTGGCACAAGTACAATATTATGGTACTGGTCGTCGTAAGCACTCTGTTGCACGTGTACGTTTAGTTCCTGGTGACGGACGTATCGTGATCAACGGTCGCGACTTAGACGAGTATTTCGGATTAGAAACATTAAAGCTTATTGTTAAGCAACCATTAGTAGAAACAGAAACTGAAGGTAAATATGATGTATTAGTAAACGTTAACGGTGGTGGATACACTGGACAAGCGGGAGCTATTCGTCATGGAGTATCTCGTGCTCTTTTAGGAGCAGATCCAGAATTCCGTGCTGGTTTAAAGCGCGCTGGATTCTTAACACGTGATGCACGTATGAAAGAACGTAAAAAATACGGTCTTAAAGCAGCACGTCGTGCACCTCAGTTCTCAAAACGTTAA
- the truA gene encoding tRNA pseudouridine(38-40) synthase TruA: MKRIKCKIAYDGTFFNGFQVQPKGRTIQGEIEKGIQKLHKGTHVKIYASGRTDTFVHAKGQIFHFDTPLLIPLERWHDALQTVLPSDIAVLEVSEAVKDFHARFDVISKEYRYFVQRGRRMDVFRRHYRYFYPYQLSVDNMVQAANQILGTHDYTSFCSAKTDKEDKVRTIYSIEIIEKEDELEFRFVGDGFLRNMVRILVGTILEVGRGRRNPEDLILVLNSRDREQAGHTAPGHGLFLWQVNYNN; the protein is encoded by the coding sequence GTGAAGAGAATTAAATGTAAAATTGCATATGATGGTACCTTCTTTAATGGGTTTCAAGTCCAACCTAAAGGAAGGACAATTCAAGGAGAAATTGAAAAGGGTATCCAAAAACTTCATAAGGGAACACATGTGAAAATTTATGCCTCAGGAAGAACAGATACGTTTGTTCATGCCAAAGGGCAAATCTTTCATTTTGATACACCACTGTTAATTCCATTGGAGAGGTGGCATGATGCGCTTCAAACAGTGTTACCTAGTGATATAGCGGTATTGGAAGTTAGCGAGGCTGTTAAAGACTTTCATGCCCGTTTTGACGTTATAAGTAAAGAGTATCGCTATTTTGTGCAACGTGGCAGGCGGATGGATGTTTTTAGACGTCACTATCGCTATTTTTACCCTTATCAATTGTCCGTCGATAATATGGTTCAAGCCGCAAATCAAATTCTAGGAACCCACGATTATACTTCTTTTTGTTCGGCAAAGACAGATAAAGAGGATAAGGTAAGAACGATTTATTCTATCGAAATTATTGAAAAAGAAGATGAACTTGAATTTCGTTTTGTAGGAGATGGGTTTCTTCGCAATATGGTCAGAATTTTAGTTGGAACAATTCTTGAAGTTGGAAGAGGTAGACGTAATCCAGAAGATCTTATTTTGGTATTAAATAGTAGAGATCGGGAACAAGCAGGCCATACAGCACCGGGTCACGGCCTCTTTTTGTGGCAAGTAAATTATAACAACTGA
- a CDS encoding YsnF/AvaK domain-containing protein, translated as MGFFDFLNDDGANQKENRKQVREVDRVTDTEFAEESAHLDLREEELDIHKNRVETGDVVLHKDIIEEEQVVNVPVSHDQVVIERRAVANEPSSEPISEEETVHIPVTAETIDVDKHTVVTGEISAHKRSVQETEQVRDVLHKEVADVEVHGDTDIINKE; from the coding sequence GTGGGCTTTTTTGATTTCTTAAATGATGATGGAGCAAATCAAAAAGAAAATCGAAAACAGGTACGTGAAGTCGATCGCGTGACAGACACAGAATTTGCCGAAGAAAGTGCACATCTAGATCTTCGCGAAGAAGAATTAGATATCCACAAAAACCGTGTAGAAACAGGGGATGTCGTTCTTCATAAGGACATCATCGAAGAAGAACAGGTAGTCAATGTCCCTGTTTCACATGATCAAGTTGTCATTGAAAGAAGAGCTGTTGCTAATGAGCCATCAAGCGAACCAATATCTGAAGAAGAGACGGTTCATATACCAGTTACAGCAGAGACGATTGATGTTGATAAGCATACGGTCGTCACTGGTGAAATTTCGGCTCATAAGCGTTCCGTTCAAGAAACTGAACAAGTTCGCGATGTCCTTCATAAAGAAGTGGCAGATGTTGAGGTCCACGGTGACACTGATATTATCAATAAAGAGTAA
- the rplM gene encoding 50S ribosomal protein L13 — MRTTYMAKPNETDRKWYVIDAEGQTLGRLASEVASILRGKTKPTFTPHVDTGDNVIIINAEKIHLTGKKLTDKIYYRHSNHPGGLKQRTALEMRTNHPTQMIELAVKGMLPKNTLGRKQGMKLHVYAGSEHPHQAQQPEVYELRG, encoded by the coding sequence ATGCGTACGACATATATGGCAAAGCCAAACGAGACTGATCGTAAATGGTATGTTATCGACGCTGAAGGTCAAACTTTAGGTCGTTTAGCTAGTGAAGTTGCCTCTATCCTTCGTGGTAAGACTAAACCAACATTTACTCCCCACGTTGATACAGGTGATAATGTAATTATTATCAATGCAGAAAAAATTCATTTAACTGGTAAGAAGTTAACGGACAAGATTTACTACCGTCACTCTAACCACCCTGGTGGATTAAAGCAAAGAACTGCGCTTGAAATGCGCACAAACCACCCAACTCAAATGATCGAGTTAGCGGTAAAAGGAATGCTTCCTAAAAACACTTTAGGACGTAAGCAAGGCATGAAGTTACATGTATACGCTGGTAGTGAACATCCACACCAAGCACAACAACCAGAAGTTTACGAACTTCGCGGTTAA
- a CDS encoding DUF2521 family protein, giving the protein MNVITTFEDRRQKKQWNFERQVLRKLSLSTIRGYIHTHFPSVFEHQKTGGSFVEDACVDFAIDAYLLGAEFSRFGYFGESEVSVRRRCQEEYGEHVNHLYHQLSGYLFKNDQDDNFFNLCEGFILYWWEKGFHEGEKRYRMKLH; this is encoded by the coding sequence GTGAATGTCATTACTACCTTTGAGGATCGCCGACAAAAAAAACAATGGAATTTTGAAAGACAGGTTTTACGAAAGCTTTCTTTATCAACAATAAGAGGTTATATTCATACACATTTCCCTTCAGTTTTTGAACATCAAAAAACTGGTGGAAGCTTTGTTGAAGATGCATGTGTTGATTTTGCGATAGATGCTTATTTGTTAGGGGCTGAGTTTAGTCGTTTCGGTTATTTTGGAGAGTCAGAAGTCTCGGTGCGTAGACGTTGCCAAGAAGAATATGGTGAGCATGTTAACCATCTGTATCATCAACTGTCAGGGTATCTTTTTAAAAACGATCAAGACGATAACTTTTTTAATTTATGTGAAGGGTTTATTCTTTACTGGTGGGAAAAGGGGTTTCACGAAGGTGAAAAACGTTATCGCATGAAATTGCACTAA